The following are from one region of the Candidatus Obscuribacterales bacterium genome:
- a CDS encoding carboxypeptidase-like regulatory domain-containing protein has translation MLTSSEVTYRLAGSIRHMGLPISGVVVKLLNVPAGKSAYDGDLVEEFKTGTSGDFNFSVTAGNYGLIVVPDSNTCYVPRIFEGVSVSANTMLNIALVTGVILKGKVTLPPSVESSEVQVIALGIDPTEGRQSALLDKNGRYNMVLPKGRYYVVACGAHPESRAALKSHGLITTKVDTVELTRDADLPIDLTTLSRFKGRLQDGEGNPVATGIVTVKPTANQANHLVHQFSVQTKCRSSQIGEFELNIDPAEYDISIEPPEFAPLAETNEEAVYLAAGSTKTFILNKGYRLTGRVEFENRPVANCRVEIAGSERRSTSVVSTDNLGYFRLSVSQGIYEISILPQEKGAGKLPAPQSKTVIIEADQEIAFQLKEGVVVKGFIRDKQGEARPDVKISMTPDNAGGRQPAATTTAADGSYFLVVEPGRYLVRLNNDRDKVEPIQVPISGLDADFVCQGACVVRIKVVGEDEEAVAGCHIAWGPYGHHEGQLGLFAIEESSLNKGAAITDHSGICQMTLAEGVYTFRFLPPSESSCDERTIRQLSISGDMKRKVKLTFKSS, from the coding sequence ATGTTGACATCAAGCGAAGTCACTTACAGACTAGCCGGTAGCATTCGCCATATGGGGTTGCCTATCTCCGGCGTCGTGGTCAAACTGTTAAATGTCCCGGCGGGTAAGTCCGCTTACGATGGAGACCTGGTCGAAGAGTTTAAGACCGGTACCAGCGGAGATTTCAATTTCTCAGTTACGGCAGGCAACTATGGACTAATAGTTGTGCCAGATTCCAATACTTGCTATGTGCCGCGTATTTTTGAAGGAGTGAGCGTCAGTGCCAACACGATGCTCAACATCGCTCTTGTCACAGGCGTCATTCTCAAAGGTAAAGTGACCTTACCGCCGTCAGTTGAAAGTTCAGAAGTGCAAGTAATTGCTTTAGGAATAGATCCAACTGAGGGTCGTCAGTCTGCGTTGTTGGATAAAAACGGCAGATACAACATGGTGTTGCCGAAAGGACGCTACTACGTAGTGGCTTGCGGCGCCCATCCTGAGTCGCGTGCTGCGCTGAAATCCCATGGACTAATAACCACCAAAGTGGACACTGTTGAACTTACAAGAGATGCCGATCTGCCAATTGATTTGACGACACTTTCGCGCTTCAAAGGTCGCTTGCAAGATGGTGAAGGCAATCCGGTGGCAACAGGTATTGTTACCGTGAAGCCGACGGCTAATCAAGCCAATCACTTGGTTCACCAATTTTCTGTTCAGACAAAGTGCCGCTCAAGTCAGATAGGCGAGTTTGAACTCAATATAGATCCTGCCGAGTACGATATTTCAATTGAGCCTCCGGAGTTTGCGCCATTGGCTGAGACCAATGAGGAAGCTGTTTATTTGGCAGCCGGCAGCACCAAGACATTTATTTTGAATAAGGGCTACCGCTTAACTGGGCGAGTAGAATTTGAAAACCGTCCAGTTGCTAATTGCCGAGTTGAAATTGCCGGCAGTGAGAGACGATCAACCTCTGTTGTCTCGACGGATAACTTGGGTTATTTCAGACTGAGCGTTTCTCAAGGCATTTATGAGATTTCCATACTGCCTCAAGAAAAAGGCGCCGGCAAATTGCCTGCTCCGCAAAGCAAAACAGTAATTATCGAAGCCGACCAAGAAATTGCCTTCCAGTTAAAAGAAGGAGTTGTCGTCAAAGGCTTTATTAGAGACAAGCAGGGCGAGGCACGTCCGGATGTAAAAATTTCCATGACACCAGATAATGCCGGCGGTAGGCAGCCGGCTGCCACAACCACAGCGGCCGACGGCAGCTATTTTTTAGTGGTTGAACCAGGTAGATACTTGGTTCGTTTGAACAATGACCGAGACAAAGTGGAACCTATCCAAGTGCCTATTTCCGGACTTGATGCAGACTTTGTCTGCCAGGGTGCTTGTGTAGTTCGTATAAAAGTTGTCGGTGAAGATGAAGAAGCTGTTGCAGGCTGCCATATTGCCTGGGGTCCTTATGGACATCATGAAGGACAGCTTGGACTCTTCGCAATTGAAGAGTCCAGCTTAAACAAAGGCGCCGCCATTACTGACCATAGTGGAATTTGCCAAATGACTCTGGCTGAAGGTGTTTATACATTCCGTTTTCTGCCGCCGTCTGAAAGCAGTTGCGATGAGAGGACGATCAGGCAATTGTCGATTAGCGGCGACATGAAACGTAAGGTAAAACTTACCTTCAAAAGCAGCTAG
- a CDS encoding DUF2207 domain-containing protein: MFKKLLFLVFLAMLSAAPQVRAEQQEVIRSFDEVVHLHKDCSLDVLETIEMDFGSIERHGIYRMIPIRYRRNDNDYSVELKVDSVTDESGNAYNREISNQDHDLNIRIGDVDKVITGRHIYKIHYTVRRAVNFFDNKPEIYWNVTGNEWAFPIESATASFFPPEGVSTDNINVACFRGSLGSTDPAESKIFADHIEFEAQSLEPAQGLTFVVGLPQGSVLKPSVIQELVWFLRDWWGLFVIPSATFLVMYYLWLGTGRDDESMKAISVEWNPPKGMSPAEVGTVVDEVCDNKDVVATLIDLAVRGYYTIRQIPKVDLLFFSNTDYEFKKPNPPKDMSELKDYERTFLTSLFSQGSSDVATLSGLKNHFYISLPSIREEIYEGLEHRGYFKENPDKVRNGYRFMVPLFFFAGFFAWVMSNQIAVGLGFFVAAMIVFSMSYIMPARTRAGVKATAECLAFKRFVSMAEKERIEVLAKEDPTIFGRLLPFAMVLGVGDRWADKFRDLITEPPDWYQYGPGYTPGEFFDTGYFVQSLGQTMSVADQTFASRPASDYSSAGSGNSGFSSGGGFSGGGFGGGGGGSW, encoded by the coding sequence ATGTTTAAAAAGCTTCTGTTTCTGGTTTTTCTGGCAATGCTTTCGGCGGCGCCTCAGGTGCGAGCTGAACAACAGGAAGTTATTCGATCGTTTGATGAAGTTGTTCATTTACATAAGGACTGTTCTCTGGATGTGCTGGAAACAATCGAGATGGATTTTGGCTCTATCGAGCGGCACGGCATTTATCGGATGATTCCGATTCGCTATAGACGAAACGACAATGATTATTCTGTCGAGTTAAAAGTAGATAGCGTTACCGATGAATCCGGTAACGCATACAATCGAGAAATTTCCAACCAAGATCACGACTTGAACATACGCATAGGTGATGTCGACAAAGTGATTACCGGCCGTCATATTTACAAAATTCACTACACAGTTCGCCGAGCAGTCAACTTCTTTGATAACAAGCCTGAAATTTACTGGAACGTCACAGGCAATGAATGGGCATTTCCCATTGAGTCGGCAACTGCCTCATTCTTTCCTCCGGAAGGAGTCTCCACCGATAACATCAACGTTGCCTGCTTTCGTGGTTCTTTAGGTTCAACAGATCCAGCTGAGTCGAAAATATTTGCTGATCACATTGAGTTTGAAGCTCAATCACTTGAACCAGCTCAAGGACTGACTTTCGTCGTTGGACTCCCTCAAGGCAGCGTATTGAAGCCGTCGGTAATTCAAGAGCTTGTGTGGTTTCTTAGAGATTGGTGGGGACTGTTTGTCATTCCTTCGGCAACATTCTTGGTGATGTATTACCTCTGGTTAGGCACAGGTCGTGATGACGAATCGATGAAAGCCATTTCTGTTGAATGGAATCCACCAAAAGGAATGTCACCAGCAGAAGTGGGTACAGTCGTGGATGAAGTTTGTGACAATAAGGACGTCGTAGCTACGCTTATTGACCTCGCTGTCCGAGGCTATTACACGATACGGCAAATACCGAAGGTGGATTTGCTTTTCTTTAGCAATACCGATTATGAATTTAAAAAGCCCAATCCACCTAAGGATATGAGTGAGCTGAAAGACTACGAAAGGACATTTCTAACTTCGTTGTTCTCTCAAGGTTCGTCGGATGTAGCTACTCTCTCGGGACTAAAGAACCATTTCTATATTTCCTTACCGTCGATTCGGGAAGAAATCTATGAAGGGCTTGAGCACCGGGGTTATTTTAAGGAGAATCCCGATAAAGTTCGTAACGGCTATCGGTTTATGGTGCCCTTGTTTTTCTTTGCCGGATTTTTTGCCTGGGTAATGAGCAACCAGATAGCTGTGGGATTGGGCTTTTTCGTCGCAGCCATGATCGTCTTTTCAATGTCTTATATTATGCCGGCAAGGACGCGTGCCGGAGTTAAGGCAACTGCTGAGTGTCTAGCTTTTAAGCGTTTTGTTTCAATGGCTGAAAAAGAGCGCATTGAAGTTTTAGCCAAAGAAGATCCAACTATTTTCGGCAGACTTTTGCCTTTTGCCATGGTTTTAGGGGTTGGAGATCGTTGGGCTGATAAATTCCGCGACCTAATTACAGAGCCGCCCGATTGGTATCAGTACGGCCCAGGTTATACACCCGGCGAATTTTTTGACACTGGCTACTTTGTGCAGAGTCTAGGTCAGACAATGTCTGTTGCCGACCAGACTTTTGCTTCCCGTCCGGCGTCTGACTATAGCAGTGCCGGTTCAGGTAATTCAGGTTTTAGCTCCGGCGGCGGATTTAGTGGAGGAGGTTTTGGTGGTGGTGGCGGTGGTTCGTGGTAG
- a CDS encoding DUF2207 domain-containing protein → MPLIFGLSEPLSAQEEVQEKQAASADSQTETSDADAEPVEKPAKPKEEGKEKTAETKGKKEEKPRAPELPFSEKIQYFETTLRLRKDCSLEINERIVIDFGNISRAGIYRMIPTRYNSYGNTFTMDVDIDSVSDQFGDAYPYDVSSQGKDLIIRIGDRDRMVRGVHTYRIQYTIRRAVNFFSKKPQLYWNLTGNEWPFPIERVKASFYPPPGTSTDGIIATCKKGSGSGSEQVAVSVLPNGIVITGDNLEPAEGLVLDAYLPQGLVSPPSPLNQIVWWFKSWTMAFIIPIVTFVLLLWQWYLTGGRLEQSKTIVPQRTPPKDLTPAEVGALVHGRYELKDVVSMLFDLACRGHFKIREARKEDYQFLSSRDYEFIKLPNAQKESNLSVHEQQFMQRLFYPNLDSVKLSDLRGNFSTSLPDIGNGVYQSLIKRKYFKGSPQNVRISYMLVSLLLCLLGVFFVVKDGPVALGLFVSTVVVLVMAPFMSAKTVSGTEVLRDCLGFKRFVEMSERDRVAKLAQDDANIFSKLLPYAMVLDAEQCWAENFRDLISKPPDWYEPWDYVRGYKYSTSELVDSIGQAIYLVSNTLGAKRVNGTGKSSTISG, encoded by the coding sequence ATGCCGTTGATTTTTGGGCTCTCAGAACCGTTAAGCGCTCAAGAGGAAGTTCAAGAAAAGCAAGCAGCGTCTGCAGACAGCCAGACTGAAACTTCTGACGCAGATGCCGAGCCGGTTGAGAAACCGGCTAAGCCAAAAGAAGAAGGCAAAGAAAAGACCGCTGAGACTAAGGGGAAAAAAGAGGAAAAGCCCCGAGCACCTGAACTTCCCTTCAGCGAAAAAATTCAATATTTTGAAACTACACTTCGTTTGCGCAAAGATTGCTCGCTTGAGATAAATGAGCGGATAGTAATTGATTTTGGAAATATTTCGCGCGCCGGCATCTACAGGATGATTCCAACGCGATACAACTCATACGGCAACACCTTTACGATGGATGTCGACATTGATTCGGTGTCTGACCAATTCGGTGATGCTTACCCTTATGACGTAAGCTCGCAAGGCAAAGACTTAATTATCCGTATCGGTGATCGCGACCGTATGGTGCGGGGCGTTCACACATATAGAATTCAGTACACAATTAGACGCGCTGTTAACTTCTTCAGCAAAAAGCCGCAACTCTATTGGAACTTAACAGGCAATGAATGGCCATTCCCAATTGAACGCGTGAAAGCGTCGTTCTATCCGCCGCCTGGAACATCTACAGATGGAATCATTGCCACGTGCAAAAAGGGATCAGGTTCAGGCAGTGAACAAGTAGCAGTTAGTGTATTGCCCAATGGCATAGTTATTACTGGCGATAATCTCGAGCCGGCAGAAGGTCTTGTATTGGATGCCTACCTGCCCCAGGGACTTGTGTCGCCACCTTCACCGTTAAACCAAATAGTCTGGTGGTTCAAATCCTGGACTATGGCCTTTATCATTCCCATTGTCACATTTGTTTTGTTGCTGTGGCAGTGGTATCTGACAGGCGGTCGCCTTGAGCAATCCAAGACAATCGTGCCGCAGCGCACTCCACCAAAGGATTTAACACCAGCTGAAGTCGGCGCACTTGTGCATGGACGCTACGAACTCAAGGATGTTGTCTCGATGCTCTTTGATTTAGCCTGCCGTGGACACTTCAAGATTCGCGAAGCGCGCAAGGAAGATTACCAGTTCCTTTCTAGTCGCGACTACGAATTCATCAAGTTGCCGAATGCTCAGAAGGAGTCAAATCTTTCCGTGCACGAGCAGCAATTCATGCAAAGACTTTTTTATCCAAATTTGGATTCTGTTAAATTGTCGGATTTGCGCGGAAACTTTTCCACATCCTTGCCTGACATTGGCAATGGCGTCTACCAGTCTCTTATTAAGCGTAAGTATTTTAAGGGCAGCCCGCAAAACGTGCGAATTTCCTACATGCTGGTTTCACTTTTACTTTGTTTGCTGGGAGTTTTCTTTGTAGTGAAGGACGGTCCTGTTGCTTTGGGACTGTTTGTCTCAACGGTCGTTGTTTTGGTGATGGCACCGTTTATGTCCGCCAAAACCGTAAGCGGCACAGAAGTACTTCGCGATTGCCTTGGATTTAAGCGCTTTGTGGAAATGTCTGAACGGGACAGAGTAGCTAAATTGGCTCAGGATGATGCCAATATATTCAGCAAGCTTTTGCCTTATGCCATGGTTCTTGATGCCGAACAGTGCTGGGCGGAGAATTTCAGAGACCTCATATCTAAGCCTCCGGATTGGTACGAGCCGTGGGACTATGTGCGTGGATATAAGTACTCGACTAGCGAATTGGTGGATAGTATTGGGCAGGCAATTTATCTTGTATCCAATACTTTAGGCGCAAAACGCGTGAATGGAACCGGGAAATCATCTACAATATCAGGCTGA